One genomic region from Mesorhizobium terrae encodes:
- a CDS encoding ABC transporter ATP-binding protein, which produces MSFLEITSLAKSYGPVAAVAGIDLTVAAGSRTAIVGPSGCGKTTLLRLIAGFETPDAGRIALAGQTLANGGTAVPAHLRGIGLVAQDGALFPHLSIAGNIGFGMDKHEAKRDERIAELAYIVGLDKGVLKRRPHQLSGGQQQRVALARAMAMKPRLMLLDEPFSALDTGLRASMRKAVAEMLESAGITTILVTHDQAEALSFADQVAVMREGRFSQIGTPRDLYLKPKDRMVAEFLGDTIVLSAKIGGGFAETRLGRIAVDGKERHDLARIMLRPEQVMLAPASRADLDAASKPGVLFGEVTESEFGGSACTVAVKLLNSPDPPEAAAIGNTPLILRKPGLDAPSVGDIVRISVVGKAHVFS; this is translated from the coding sequence ATGAGCTTTCTGGAAATCACCTCGCTGGCCAAATCCTACGGCCCGGTCGCGGCCGTCGCCGGCATCGACTTGACCGTTGCCGCCGGCAGCCGAACCGCGATCGTCGGCCCCTCCGGCTGCGGCAAGACCACGCTGTTGCGCCTGATCGCCGGCTTCGAGACGCCCGATGCCGGCCGTATCGCGCTGGCTGGCCAGACCCTCGCCAATGGCGGGACGGCAGTGCCGGCGCATCTGCGTGGTATCGGCCTGGTGGCACAGGACGGCGCGTTATTCCCGCATCTGTCGATCGCCGGCAATATCGGCTTCGGCATGGACAAGCACGAAGCGAAGCGCGACGAACGCATCGCCGAGCTCGCCTACATCGTCGGGCTGGACAAGGGCGTGCTCAAGCGCCGGCCTCACCAGCTGTCCGGTGGCCAGCAGCAGCGCGTGGCACTGGCACGCGCCATGGCGATGAAACCGCGCCTGATGCTGCTCGACGAACCGTTCTCGGCACTCGACACCGGCCTGCGCGCCTCCATGCGCAAGGCGGTGGCCGAAATGCTGGAAAGCGCCGGCATCACCACCATCCTGGTCACCCACGACCAGGCCGAGGCCCTGTCCTTCGCCGACCAGGTCGCGGTCATGCGCGAAGGGCGCTTCTCGCAGATTGGCACACCGCGCGACCTTTACCTCAAGCCGAAGGACCGCATGGTTGCCGAGTTCCTCGGCGATACAATCGTTTTGTCGGCCAAGATCGGCGGTGGTTTTGCCGAAACGCGGCTCGGCCGCATCGCCGTCGACGGCAAGGAACGACACGACCTTGCCCGCATCATGCTGAGGCCCGAACAGGTGATGCTGGCACCGGCCTCCCGCGCCGATCTCGACGCCGCGTCGAAGCCCGGCGTGCTGTTTGGAGAAGTCACCGAATCGGAATTCGGCGGCTCGGCCTGCACCGTCGCGGTCAAGCTTTTGAACAGCCCCGATCCGCCCGAGGCGGCCGCCATCGGCAACACCCCGCTCATCTTGAGGAAACCCGGCCTCGACGCGCCGTCCGTGGGCGACATCGTGCGCATCAGCGTCGTCGGCAAGGCGCACGTGTTTTCTTAA
- the tlpA gene encoding thiol:disulfide interchange protein TlpA: MADGKKLFPAPRLILAALVAGALAGAVAVYVRESGSGNNEPQPVAAAAVGKDDAVCAAKTERAKKVAAAATGQVAALLPADPPQSLKTLAFNGPDGKAMTLADRTGRTVLVNLWATWCAPCRAEMPALDALQKEKGSDKFEVMAINVDTGDDTKPKAFLDEIGVKSLAHYRDASMGVFNDLKKRGLALGLPVTLLVDGEGCLIGHMNGPAEWSGADAIRLMDAALAN; the protein is encoded by the coding sequence ATGGCAGACGGCAAGAAACTGTTTCCCGCCCCGCGGCTCATCCTCGCAGCACTGGTTGCCGGCGCTCTCGCCGGCGCGGTCGCGGTATATGTCAGGGAGAGCGGGTCTGGCAACAACGAGCCCCAGCCGGTTGCCGCGGCTGCCGTCGGCAAGGATGACGCCGTCTGCGCCGCCAAGACCGAGCGCGCCAAGAAAGTGGCGGCTGCCGCGACCGGTCAGGTTGCCGCGCTGTTGCCCGCCGACCCGCCGCAATCGCTGAAAACGCTGGCCTTCAACGGGCCGGACGGCAAGGCGATGACGCTGGCCGACCGCACCGGCCGCACCGTGCTCGTCAATCTCTGGGCAACCTGGTGCGCGCCGTGCCGCGCCGAGATGCCGGCGCTGGATGCGCTGCAGAAGGAAAAGGGCTCGGACAAGTTCGAGGTTATGGCGATCAATGTCGACACCGGCGACGACACCAAGCCCAAGGCCTTCCTCGACGAGATCGGCGTGAAATCGCTGGCGCATTATCGCGACGCCTCGATGGGCGTGTTCAACGATTTGAAGAAGCGCGGCCTGGCGCTCGGCCTGCCGGTGACGCTGCTGGTCGACGGCGAAGGCTGCCTGATCGGCCACATGAACGGGCCCGCCGAATGGTCGGGTGCCGATGCCATCCGTTTGATGGATGCAGCGCTGGCTAACTAA
- a CDS encoding ABC transporter permease yields MVASGELARTGVSVRSTGRRTPRRAFPLISLAAVAVSALALLPLGFVVFIAVQTGWETVVQLVFRPRVGELLVNTVLLVLLTVPICAVLSVALAWLTERSDLPGARLWSWLAVAPLAVPAFVHSYAWVTLWPGLNGLFAGVLVSVIAYFPFLYLPVSAAFRRLDPALEDAAASLGLSPWRVFFRVVLPQLRLALCGGALLVGLHLLAEYGLYVFVRFDTFTTAIVDQFQSTFNGPAANMLAGVLVACCLVLLTLEVLVRGEERYARVGSGAARLKPRTVLGRATLPCLLLPVAVTALTLGVPFLTIGSWLLAGGVEVWRIDEIGLALGQTLLLAVAGGVLATIAATPMAWLSIRAPGRLQRVLEGCNYVVGALPGVVVALALVTIAVRVVQPLYQTLATILFAYVLMFLPRALVSLRASIAQAPVELERAAGSLGRSPLRALWATTIRLSAPGAAAGMALVALGIMNELTATQMLAPNGTRTLAMAFWSYSGEIDYAAAAPYAAIMVALSLPLTWLLYMQSKRMAGQ; encoded by the coding sequence ATGGTGGCCTCGGGCGAACTCGCACGGACCGGTGTGTCGGTCCGTTCGACCGGCCGGCGGACGCCGCGCCGCGCCTTCCCGCTGATCTCGCTGGCCGCCGTCGCCGTTTCGGCCCTCGCGCTCCTGCCGCTCGGCTTCGTCGTCTTCATCGCCGTCCAGACCGGCTGGGAAACCGTCGTACAGTTGGTCTTCCGGCCACGCGTCGGCGAACTTCTGGTCAACACCGTGCTCCTGGTCCTGCTGACGGTACCGATCTGCGCGGTGCTGTCGGTGGCGCTCGCCTGGCTGACCGAGCGCAGCGATCTGCCCGGCGCCCGGCTCTGGTCCTGGCTCGCGGTGGCGCCGCTCGCCGTGCCCGCCTTCGTGCATTCTTATGCCTGGGTCACGCTATGGCCCGGTCTCAACGGCCTGTTTGCCGGCGTGCTGGTGTCGGTGATCGCCTATTTCCCGTTCCTTTATCTGCCGGTGTCGGCCGCCTTCCGCCGCCTCGATCCAGCTCTGGAGGACGCGGCCGCCTCGCTGGGGCTGAGCCCCTGGCGCGTATTCTTCCGCGTGGTGCTGCCACAGCTGCGGCTGGCGCTGTGCGGCGGCGCGCTGCTGGTCGGCCTGCATCTGCTCGCCGAATACGGGCTTTACGTCTTCGTCCGTTTCGACACGTTCACCACGGCGATCGTCGACCAGTTCCAATCGACCTTCAACGGCCCTGCCGCCAACATGCTGGCGGGCGTTCTGGTCGCCTGCTGCCTAGTGCTGCTGACGCTTGAAGTGCTGGTGCGCGGCGAGGAGCGTTATGCCCGCGTCGGTTCGGGTGCTGCGCGCCTGAAGCCACGCACCGTGCTCGGCCGCGCCACCCTGCCCTGCTTGCTGTTGCCGGTTGCCGTCACGGCGCTGACGCTGGGCGTGCCGTTCCTCACCATTGGCAGCTGGCTCCTCGCCGGAGGCGTCGAGGTCTGGCGTATCGACGAGATCGGGCTGGCGCTCGGCCAGACCCTGCTTCTTGCTGTTGCCGGCGGTGTGCTGGCGACGATTGCAGCCACGCCGATGGCCTGGCTGTCGATCCGCGCACCCGGCCGCCTGCAGCGCGTGCTGGAAGGCTGCAACTACGTGGTTGGCGCCCTGCCCGGCGTTGTGGTGGCGCTGGCGCTGGTTACGATTGCCGTGCGTGTCGTGCAGCCGCTCTACCAGACGCTGGCCACCATCCTGTTCGCCTATGTGCTGATGTTCCTGCCGCGCGCGCTGGTGTCGTTGCGTGCCTCAATCGCCCAGGCGCCCGTGGAACTGGAGCGCGCCGCCGGCAGTCTCGGCCGTTCGCCGCTGAGGGCGCTGTGGGCGACGACGATCCGCCTGTCGGCGCCGGGTGCAGCCGCGGGCATGGCACTCGTCGCGCTCGGCATCATGAACGAACTTACCGCAACCCAGATGCTGGCGCCCAACGGCACCCGCACGCTGGCAATGGCGTTCTGGAGTTACAGCGGCGAGATCGACTATGCCGCCGCCGCACCCTATGCGGCGATCATGGTGGCGTTGTCGCTGCCCCTGACCTGGCTGCTCTATATGCAGTCGAAGCGAATGGCCGGCCAATGA
- a CDS encoding sn-glycerol-3-phosphate import ATP-binding protein UgpC, translating into MATVDLKDVRKVYPGGVEAVKGVSIAIPDKELCVLVGPSGCGKSTLLRMIAGLETISSGTCAIDGKVVNAVGPTERDIAMVFQNYALYPHMKVYDNMAYGLRNRGTPKEEIDSRVRSTAKVLELSHLLDRRPRELSGGQRQRVAMGRAIVRNPKVFLFDEPLSNLDAKLRGQMRVEIKNLQRSLGVTSVYVTHDQLEAMTLADILVVMNAGLVEQMGAPLDIYEKPASTFVASFIGAPPMNLLGVAAKPDSPADSQDKVFANGVSLAIAAPIHAATLGFRPEDAETTGKAASGAIVLPALVEAVEPVGAESFLYCAAAGSRIIVRVSGRAAAKPGDRLEVTVPAEKLHWFDSAGKRL; encoded by the coding sequence ATGGCGACTGTCGACCTGAAGGATGTGCGCAAGGTCTATCCCGGCGGGGTGGAAGCGGTGAAGGGCGTGTCGATCGCCATTCCCGACAAGGAGCTTTGCGTGCTGGTCGGCCCGTCCGGCTGCGGCAAGTCCACGCTGCTGCGCATGATCGCCGGGCTGGAGACGATCTCGTCCGGCACCTGCGCCATCGATGGCAAGGTGGTCAATGCCGTCGGCCCGACCGAGCGCGACATCGCCATGGTGTTCCAGAACTATGCGCTCTATCCGCATATGAAGGTCTACGACAACATGGCCTACGGCCTGCGCAATCGCGGCACGCCGAAGGAGGAGATCGATTCCCGGGTGCGCTCCACCGCCAAGGTGCTGGAACTGTCGCATCTGCTCGACCGGCGTCCGCGCGAGCTTTCCGGCGGCCAGCGCCAGCGTGTCGCCATGGGTCGCGCCATCGTGCGCAACCCGAAAGTGTTCCTGTTCGACGAACCGCTCTCCAATCTCGACGCCAAGCTGCGCGGGCAGATGCGCGTCGAGATCAAGAACCTGCAGCGTTCGCTGGGCGTCACCTCGGTCTACGTCACGCACGACCAGCTGGAAGCGATGACGCTGGCCGACATATTGGTGGTGATGAACGCCGGACTGGTCGAGCAGATGGGCGCGCCGCTCGACATTTATGAAAAGCCGGCCTCGACTTTCGTGGCTTCCTTCATCGGCGCGCCGCCGATGAATCTGCTCGGCGTCGCGGCCAAACCGGATAGCCCCGCCGACAGCCAGGACAAGGTGTTCGCCAATGGCGTATCGCTGGCTATCGCGGCGCCGATTCACGCGGCGACCTTGGGTTTCCGGCCGGAGGATGCCGAAACCACCGGCAAGGCGGCCTCTGGTGCCATCGTCTTGCCGGCACTGGTCGAGGCGGTCGAGCCGGTGGGCGCCGAGAGTTTCCTCTATTGCGCCGCCGCCGGCAGTCGCATCATCGTCAGGGTTTCCGGTCGGGCTGCGGCGAAACCTGGCGACCGGCTCGAGGTGACCGTGCCGGCCGAGAAACTGCACTGGTTCGACAGCGCCGGGAAGCGACTGTAG
- the ugpB gene encoding sn-glycerol-3-phosphate ABC transporter substrate-binding protein UgpB: MTFRGLAAGVAATFVLCTTTSAFAVTQISWWHAMTGANAEVVDKIAKDFNASQKDYEIVPVFKGTYPEALNAGIAAFRAKQAPDILQVFDVGTGVMMAAEGAVKPVADVLTDAGVKFDKSQYLPGIVAYYSKPDGTMLSFPYNSSSPILYYNKDIFQKAGLDVNNPPKTWNEVWEAAKKIKASGAAPCGFTTTWLTWIHTENFAAWNDVSWATQQNGLAGGDVELKINAPLYVNHFQALADLAKDGTFKYGGRTSEAKQIFLAGECGILTESSGGLGDIVKSGMNYGIGQLPYDSDAKGAPQNTTPGGASLWVFAGKPDDHYKGVAAFFTYLSKTEVQEYLHQKSGYLPVTLAAYEATKKSDFYDKNPGRETPILQMLGKAPTDNSKGVRLPNLPQVRDILNEEYEKMLAGQQTAQQALDNAVSRGNAAIKEALGN, translated from the coding sequence ATGACGTTTCGCGGTCTTGCGGCCGGGGTCGCCGCCACTTTCGTGCTTTGCACCACCACCTCGGCCTTTGCCGTCACCCAGATCAGCTGGTGGCATGCCATGACGGGCGCCAACGCCGAGGTCGTCGACAAGATCGCCAAGGATTTCAACGCCAGCCAGAAGGACTACGAGATCGTCCCGGTGTTCAAGGGCACCTATCCCGAGGCGTTGAATGCCGGCATCGCCGCCTTCCGCGCGAAACAGGCGCCTGACATCCTGCAGGTATTCGATGTCGGCACCGGCGTGATGATGGCCGCCGAAGGCGCGGTGAAGCCGGTGGCCGACGTGCTGACCGATGCCGGCGTCAAGTTCGACAAAAGCCAGTACCTGCCCGGCATCGTTGCCTATTATTCGAAGCCGGACGGCACGATGCTGTCCTTCCCCTATAATTCCTCCTCGCCGATCCTCTATTACAACAAGGACATCTTCCAGAAGGCCGGGCTCGACGTGAACAACCCGCCCAAGACCTGGAACGAGGTGTGGGAGGCGGCCAAGAAGATCAAGGCGAGCGGCGCGGCGCCCTGCGGCTTCACCACGACCTGGCTGACCTGGATCCACACCGAGAATTTCGCGGCCTGGAACGATGTATCGTGGGCAACGCAGCAGAACGGGCTCGCCGGCGGCGATGTCGAACTGAAGATCAACGCGCCGCTCTATGTGAACCATTTCCAGGCGCTGGCCGATCTCGCCAAGGACGGCACCTTCAAATATGGCGGCCGCACCTCCGAGGCCAAGCAGATCTTCCTCGCCGGCGAATGCGGTATCCTCACCGAATCTTCCGGCGGTCTCGGCGACATCGTCAAATCGGGCATGAATTACGGCATCGGCCAGTTGCCCTATGACAGCGACGCCAAAGGCGCGCCGCAGAACACCACGCCTGGCGGCGCCAGCCTGTGGGTGTTCGCCGGCAAACCCGACGACCATTACAAGGGCGTGGCTGCCTTCTTCACCTATCTGTCGAAGACCGAGGTGCAGGAATATCTGCACCAGAAGTCCGGCTACCTGCCGGTAACGCTGGCCGCCTACGAGGCGACCAAGAAGTCCGATTTCTATGACAAGAACCCGGGCCGCGAAACGCCGATCCTGCAGATGCTGGGCAAGGCGCCGACCGACAATTCGAAGGGCGTGCGACTGCCCAACCTGCCGCAGGTGCGCGATATCCTTAACGAGGAATACGAGAAGATGCTGGCCGGTCAGCAGACCGCGCAGCAGGCGCTGGATAACGCGGTTTCGCGCGGCAACGCCGCCATCAAGGAAGCACTTGGGAACTGA
- a CDS encoding efflux RND transporter periplasmic adaptor subunit yields the protein MPKIRFHKVAAIVVLVGFAAWVATGHFSSVGSASNADQPKAGTDAKAKSGPTEQKVSLRIVKVVTPPRSEHARAIRVSGITEADKRAVLATRVAGIIGELPVKQGDRVKIGDVVLKLHAEEKVSAVENARQLKGQRQAELDAAERLAKTGNLAKLQLDSARSALALATSLLDAAEMELARKEVKAPFDGVIDRIPVQLGSAVPLGGEVATILSLDPVIARGEVSERDLGYLKIGDKANVRLVSGQVAEGTVRYISRDASTATRTFRVEIAIPNGDGAIPAGMTAEITLAAKPTDAIVLPRSVVTLSNKGDLGIRAVGKDNKVAFFPIDLVDDMPNGLVLGGIPADARVIVAGQELVAEGDVVQPVEADLQEIKKLVGGDAASGAL from the coding sequence ATGCCGAAAATCAGGTTTCATAAGGTTGCTGCCATTGTGGTGCTCGTCGGCTTCGCCGCCTGGGTGGCCACGGGGCATTTCTCATCCGTTGGCAGCGCGTCGAACGCCGACCAGCCAAAGGCCGGGACCGATGCGAAAGCGAAGTCTGGCCCGACCGAGCAGAAAGTCTCGCTGCGCATCGTCAAGGTGGTGACGCCGCCGCGCAGCGAACATGCGCGCGCTATCCGCGTTTCCGGTATCACCGAAGCCGATAAGCGCGCGGTGCTCGCGACCCGTGTCGCCGGTATTATCGGCGAATTGCCGGTGAAGCAGGGCGACCGCGTCAAGATCGGCGATGTCGTGCTGAAGCTCCACGCCGAGGAGAAGGTTTCCGCCGTCGAGAACGCCCGGCAGTTGAAGGGGCAGCGCCAGGCGGAGCTGGATGCGGCCGAGCGGCTGGCCAAGACCGGCAATCTGGCCAAGCTCCAGCTGGACAGCGCCCGCTCGGCGCTGGCATTGGCGACATCGCTGCTCGACGCCGCTGAAATGGAACTGGCACGCAAGGAAGTGAAGGCGCCATTCGATGGCGTCATCGACCGTATTCCGGTCCAGCTCGGCAGCGCCGTGCCGCTTGGCGGCGAGGTGGCGACGATCCTCAGCCTCGATCCGGTGATCGCCCGCGGCGAAGTCAGCGAGCGCGACCTTGGCTATCTCAAGATCGGCGACAAGGCCAATGTGCGCCTGGTCAGCGGCCAGGTCGCGGAAGGGACCGTGCGCTACATCAGCCGCGATGCCTCAACCGCCACCCGTACCTTCCGTGTCGAGATCGCCATCCCGAATGGCGATGGCGCGATCCCTGCTGGCATGACGGCCGAGATCACGCTTGCGGCCAAGCCGACCGATGCGATCGTGCTGCCGCGCTCGGTGGTGACGCTGAGCAACAAGGGCGACCTCGGCATCCGCGCCGTCGGCAAGGACAACAAGGTCGCCTTCTTCCCGATCGATCTGGTCGACGACATGCCGAACGGCCTGGTGCTCGGCGGCATTCCTGCCGATGCGCGGGTCATTGTCGCTGGCCAGGAGCTGGTTGCCGAAGGCGATGTCGTGCAGCCAGTCGAAGCCGATCTGCAGGAAATCAAGAAGCTGGTCGGCGGCGATGCCGCCTCCGGTGCGCTCTAG
- a CDS encoding iron ABC transporter substrate-binding protein, whose translation MKSILSMLAGAAALTAGFTALPVTAADAEGIVVYNAQHESLGKEWAEAFTKETGIKVTLRNGGDSEFSNQIVAEGKASSADVFLTENSPAMALVDAAGLFAPIEADTLALVPDQYRPSDSKWVGIAARSTVFVYNKDKLKEDQLPKSLLDLADAKWKGRWGASPSGADFQAIVSALLELKGEEATATWLKAMKENFKPFKGNSTVMKAVNAGQVEGGVIYHYYYFGDQNKTGENSKNIGMHYFKNQDPGAFVSISGAGVLASSKHQKEAQAFVKWLAGKGGQEILKTGTSFEYAVGKDAQSNTKLVPLADLQAPKIDPQKLNSKKVTDLMTAAGLL comes from the coding sequence ATGAAGTCCATTCTTTCGATGCTGGCTGGCGCGGCTGCGCTGACGGCCGGTTTCACCGCTTTGCCGGTTACGGCCGCCGACGCGGAAGGCATCGTCGTCTACAATGCCCAGCACGAAAGCCTCGGCAAGGAATGGGCCGAAGCCTTCACCAAGGAAACCGGTATCAAGGTGACGCTACGCAATGGCGGCGACAGCGAGTTCTCCAACCAGATCGTCGCCGAAGGCAAGGCCTCGTCCGCCGACGTCTTCCTGACCGAGAATTCGCCGGCCATGGCACTGGTTGACGCCGCCGGCCTGTTCGCGCCGATCGAGGCCGACACGCTGGCGCTGGTGCCTGACCAGTACCGCCCGTCCGACAGCAAGTGGGTCGGCATCGCCGCCCGCAGCACCGTATTCGTCTACAACAAGGACAAGCTGAAGGAAGACCAGCTGCCGAAGTCGCTGCTCGACCTCGCCGATGCCAAGTGGAAGGGCCGTTGGGGCGCTTCGCCGTCCGGCGCCGATTTCCAGGCCATCGTCTCCGCCTTGCTCGAATTAAAGGGCGAGGAAGCCACCGCCACCTGGCTGAAGGCCATGAAGGAGAACTTCAAGCCGTTCAAAGGCAACAGCACCGTGATGAAGGCGGTCAACGCCGGTCAGGTCGAAGGCGGCGTGATCTATCACTATTACTATTTCGGCGATCAGAATAAGACCGGCGAGAACAGCAAGAACATCGGCATGCACTATTTCAAGAACCAGGATCCGGGCGCGTTCGTCTCAATCTCGGGTGCCGGCGTGCTGGCTTCGTCCAAGCATCAGAAGGAAGCCCAGGCTTTCGTCAAATGGCTGGCCGGCAAGGGCGGCCAGGAGATCCTGAAGACCGGCACGTCCTTCGAATACGCGGTCGGCAAGGACGCGCAGTCGAACACCAAGCTGGTTCCGCTTGCCGACCTGCAGGCGCCCAAGATCGACCCGCAGAAGCTGAACTCCAAGAAGGTGACCGACCTGATGACGGCGGCTGGCTTGCTTTAG
- the ugpA gene encoding sn-glycerol-3-phosphate ABC transporter permease UgpA, whose product MTPRVVFPNKVLPYLLVAPQLAITLVFFYWPAAQALYQSMLKEDPFGLKSKFVWFDNFKKVLADPNYLHSIKVTVVFSVATAAVAMGVALLLAVMAEKVVRSKGFYRTLLIWPYAVAPAIAGMLFLFLFNPSIGSLAILLRKMGIAWDPVLNGMDAMILLVAAAAWKQISYNFLFFVAGLQAIPKTLIEAAAIDGAGETKRFWTIVFPLLAPTTFFLLVINTTYAFFDTFGIVHAVTGGGPGKATETLVYKVYNDGFVNLILGSSAAQSVILMVIVIALTAIQFRYVERKVHYG is encoded by the coding sequence ATGACCCCTCGCGTCGTCTTTCCGAACAAGGTGCTGCCCTATCTTCTGGTGGCGCCGCAGCTCGCCATCACTTTGGTCTTCTTCTACTGGCCGGCGGCGCAGGCGCTTTACCAGTCGATGCTCAAGGAAGACCCGTTCGGATTGAAATCGAAATTCGTCTGGTTCGACAACTTCAAAAAGGTGCTGGCCGATCCGAACTACCTGCATTCGATCAAGGTGACGGTGGTCTTCTCGGTGGCGACCGCGGCGGTCGCCATGGGCGTGGCGCTGCTGTTGGCCGTGATGGCCGAGAAGGTGGTGCGCAGCAAAGGGTTCTATCGCACGCTGCTGATCTGGCCCTATGCGGTGGCCCCGGCCATCGCCGGCATGCTGTTCCTCTTCCTGTTCAATCCGTCGATCGGCTCGCTGGCGATCCTGCTGCGCAAGATGGGTATCGCCTGGGACCCCGTGCTCAACGGGATGGACGCGATGATCCTGTTGGTGGCGGCGGCCGCCTGGAAGCAGATCAGCTACAATTTCCTGTTCTTCGTCGCCGGTCTGCAGGCGATCCCCAAGACGCTGATCGAGGCGGCGGCAATAGACGGTGCCGGGGAAACGAAACGCTTCTGGACGATCGTCTTCCCACTGCTTGCGCCGACGACCTTCTTTCTCCTGGTCATCAACACGACCTATGCCTTCTTCGACACATTCGGCATCGTGCATGCCGTCACCGGCGGCGGGCCCGGCAAGGCGACCGAAACGCTGGTCTACAAGGTCTACAATGACGGCTTCGTCAATCTGATCCTCGGCTCTTCGGCCGCGCAGTCGGTCATCCTGATGGTGATCGTGATCGCGCTCACCGCCATCCAGTTCCGCTATGTGGAGAGGAAGGTGCATTATGGCTGA
- the ugpE gene encoding sn-glycerol-3-phosphate ABC transporter permease UgpE has protein sequence MIGQSSTGIYVAHAVLILGLVIVAFPIYYTFVASTQTLQTILRPPLPLTPGSEFWNNYGEALFGGVGRIGGVGARTLLLNTTVMALGIAVGKIVISILSAYAIVFFRFPFRMTIFWLIFITLMLPVEVRILPTYKVMVDLGLIDTYAGLIIPLIASATATLLFRQFFMTIPGELVEAARVDGAGPWRFFFDILLPLSRTNIAALFVILFIYGWTQYLWPLLVTNRNDMTTIVIALKKMVSFADADTQWHLVMVTAILAIVPPILVVVAMQRWFVRGLVDTEK, from the coding sequence ATGATCGGCCAGTCGTCGACGGGCATCTATGTCGCCCATGCCGTACTGATCCTCGGCCTCGTCATCGTCGCCTTCCCGATCTACTACACCTTCGTGGCGTCGACGCAGACGCTGCAGACGATCCTGCGGCCGCCGCTGCCGCTGACGCCGGGCAGCGAGTTCTGGAATAATTATGGCGAGGCGCTTTTCGGCGGCGTCGGCCGCATCGGCGGCGTTGGAGCCCGTACGCTGCTTCTCAACACGACGGTGATGGCATTGGGCATCGCCGTGGGCAAGATCGTCATCTCGATCCTGTCGGCCTACGCCATCGTCTTTTTTCGCTTTCCGTTCCGGATGACGATCTTCTGGCTGATCTTCATCACGCTGATGCTGCCGGTCGAGGTGCGCATCCTGCCCACCTACAAGGTGATGGTCGATCTCGGCTTGATCGACACCTATGCCGGCCTGATCATTCCGTTGATCGCCTCGGCCACCGCGACGCTGCTGTTCAGGCAGTTCTTCATGACCATTCCGGGCGAACTGGTGGAGGCGGCGCGGGTGGACGGTGCCGGCCCCTGGCGTTTCTTCTTCGATATTCTTTTGCCGCTGTCGCGCACCAATATCGCGGCGCTGTTCGTCATCCTCTTCATTTATGGCTGGACGCAATATCTGTGGCCGCTCCTGGTCACCAACCGCAACGACATGACCACCATCGTCATTGCGCTGAAGAAGATGGTGTCCTTCGCCGACGCCGATACGCAATGGCATCTGGTGATGGTGACGGCGATCCTCGCCATCGTGCCACCGATCCTGGTGGTGGTGGCGATGCAGCGCTGGTTCGTGCGCGGCCTCGTCGATACGGAGAAATAG